Below is a window of Streptomyces sp. WMMB303 DNA.
GACGGGTCTGGTCTGCCTGCTCAACACCCGGGACGAGGCGGTGCGCACGCGGGGGCCCCGGGCGAGCTGCTGCTCTGCTCCGCGCCGGAGGAGTCCCGGGACGCGATGGAGGCCGGAGGGCCGGCGGACCAGTTGCGCATTCCGGCCAATTCCTGCACCTGGTGGGCAGCGTGATGATCGGCCGGTAAGGTCCACTCCTGTGACCGCGCGGCTGGCTGACATCGCAGTACAAGCGGGGGTCAGCGAAGCCACGGTCAGCCGGGTGCTGAACGGCAAGCCGGGCGTGGCCGCGACCACCCGCGAATCCGTGCTGGCCGCGCTCGACGTGCTCGGGTACGAGCGCCCCGTCAAGCTGCGCCGCCGCAGCGAGGGTCTGGTGGGGCTGATCACGCCCGAGCTGGAGAATCCGATATTCCCGGCCTTCGCGCAGGTCATCGCGCAGGGCCTCACCCGGCAGGGCTACACCCCGGTGCTCGCCACCCAGACCCCCGGGGGCTCCACCGAGGACGAGCTGACGGAGATGCTGGTGGACCGGGGCGTCGCCGGGATCATCTTCGTCTCCGGCCTGCACGCCGACACCACGGCCGACACCGGCCGGTATGAGCGGCTGCACGGCCAGGGTGTCCCTTTCGTCCTCGTGAACGGCTTCTCCGAGGGGGTGCGGGCGCCGTTCGTCTCCCCCGACGACCGGGCGGCCATGCGGCTGGCCGTCACCCATCTGGTCTCGCTCGGCCATGAGCGGATCGGCCTCGCCCTCGGGCCCGAGCGCTTCGTGCCCGTCCAGCGTAAGATCGAGGGCTTCACCCGGACCGTGCGGGAGCACTTCGGCACCGACGGCCGCGATCCCGCCGAGTTCGTCCAGCACTCCCTGTACACCCTGGAGGGCGGGCAGGCCGCCGCCGCCGCGCTGCTGGAGCGGGACTGCACCGCCATGGTGTGCGCCAGCGACATGATGGCGCTGGGCGCGATCCGCGCGGCCCGGCAGCGGGGTCTGGCCGTGCCCGGCGACGTCTCGGTCATCGGTTTCGACGACTCCCCGCTCATCGCCTTCACCGATCCGCCGCTGACCACGATCCGGCAGCCGGTCACCGCGATGGGGCAAGCCGCCGTACGGACTCTGCTGGAGGAGATCGGCGGCACCCCGGCGCCGCACAGCGAGTTCGTCTTCCTGCCCGAGTTGGTGGTGCGCGGGTCCACCGCGTCCCGTAGGAGGAGCGGCCCGGCGGCCTCCGCCGAGCGGACGACGGCGGGAGTCCAAGACCCGACCGCAGGATGATCGGCCCCTGCCCCCCGTCTGGCAGACTGTCGGTCTATGGGGGCACCGACCACGAGGACCGAAGACAGCAGCCGGCAGGACTCCACCGAAGCCCCGGCGGAGCAGAGCGCTGCGCGCACCGAAGCCGATGCGGCGCAGGCCCCTGCGGAACGCGACGCCGCCGCCGACGTCCGCTCCGGGGGAGGCGGACTCCTGG
It encodes the following:
- a CDS encoding LacI family DNA-binding transcriptional regulator translates to MTARLADIAVQAGVSEATVSRVLNGKPGVAATTRESVLAALDVLGYERPVKLRRRSEGLVGLITPELENPIFPAFAQVIAQGLTRQGYTPVLATQTPGGSTEDELTEMLVDRGVAGIIFVSGLHADTTADTGRYERLHGQGVPFVLVNGFSEGVRAPFVSPDDRAAMRLAVTHLVSLGHERIGLALGPERFVPVQRKIEGFTRTVREHFGTDGRDPAEFVQHSLYTLEGGQAAAAALLERDCTAMVCASDMMALGAIRAARQRGLAVPGDVSVIGFDDSPLIAFTDPPLTTIRQPVTAMGQAAVRTLLEEIGGTPAPHSEFVFLPELVVRGSTASRRRSGPAASAERTTAGVQDPTAG